Proteins encoded in a region of the Planococcus citri chromosome 1, ihPlaCitr1.1, whole genome shotgun sequence genome:
- the ush gene encoding zinc finger protein ush isoform X6: MYSTVQKIVIGFVCPPCGIKFSSLSTLEAHQTYYCSHRQKKSNKGGAESEGEDGRALSVSGGYDQDEGSSGENMSTGEPSTKIAKTGKQYRCTHCSYSADKKVSLNRHMRMHSASPATSVHNDSDSSVQPIDRYCQECDIRFSNLKTFKAHKLHYCSTRNVIKRAPNANSSPSPNLSIDSRITPPLSSFGLTNQNPPQPFIALPTNPVLIVPYSLIQAGNMLSSPVTSGLNGQDGVYLLLPDGTIQMVAQSMANQANRTPELVSPVLQPIPTSNNNQVTKETVSSKPNKQPSVVSVPIANGALDLRMRRESNGSESTTTIDASEEEKENRLLDDQTDHEDIVCAPSIPLILSASSTCSTPSPIPLSPGSQTRLSSCSEKICSPSPKSVITVASSKSAKKVTNGVIRKLSKSESAGGDDKKIESFSTQQNMAAAAAAAAAAAAAAERGSNFSLTEMLLAAASQNHSESAKELQFPPEMIPHLSAIQQMNSAKRPALNPIANIPLLLPPVSPGSRVIPEILNPSILPLLTSELAMRLASTNVPAAAGGGGVPPYIRQGTWKCEDCNIGFCKYENYVAHKKHYCSTRKVQDSAQSDDSIKTSPAGSPSSKTLAPSPQTLSKENTSPIPHATNVIQSARPFSQFICQMCGIKFTSLDNLSTHQTFYCPNRVAVADGGEKSSLKCPKCKVLLPVDQLQTHQCTGTASSGWKCPCCFTICNSTNAIQKHIESHSGVKAFLCTICNYKGNTIRGMRTHIRVHFDKRNGEIMEENYITCLMEENSSAASSSDENSSEKTVKKPVTETVVPVSVTPVTPIVEDKPVEGRSSPIVVDCVEDEDEYIEVDELPNIKSSNSPKESVEAATKEDSKSSQEPAEDAADDSSIKKYGPKYCKSCDISFNYLSTFIAHKKYYCSNTSDASSSLNSAESIVIPTNIAAAAHIV, encoded by the exons ATGTATTCAACGGTGCAGAAAATTGTTATCG GATTTGTTTGTCCTCCTTGTGGAATCAAATTCAGTTCTTTAAGTACCCTGGAAGCTCATCAAACCTATTATTGTTCTCATAGGCAGAAAAAATCTAATAAAG GAGGAGCTGAAAGTGAAGGAGAAGATGGTAGAGCATTATCAGTCTCTGGTGGTTATGATCAAGACGAAGGAAGCAGCGGTGAAAATATGAGTACGGGCGAACCTTCgacaaaaatagcaaaaactgGCAAACAATACAGATGCACTCACTGTTCTTACAGCGCTGATAAGAAAGTCAGTCTGAACAGACACATGAGGATGCATAGCGCATCTCCAGCCACTTCG GTTCATAACGATTCGGATTCTTCGGTTCAACCCATCGATCGTTATTGCCAAGAATGCGAtattagattttcaaatttgaaaacgttCAAAGCGCACAAATTGCATTACTGTAGTACGCGTAATGTAATCAAACGAGCGCCAAATGCTAATTCGTCACCTTCGCCGAATCTATCCATCGATTCTAGAATAACGCCACCGTTATCTTCGTTCGGTCTCACCAATCAAAATCCTCCGCAACCTTTTATCGCGCTTCCGACTAATCCCGTATTAATCGTACCGTATTCGTTGATACAAGCTGGAAATATGCTTTCTAGTCCAGTCACTTCCGGATTAAACGGGCAAGACGGAGTTTATCTATTGTTACCGGACGGTACGATACAAATGGTTGCGCAAAGCATGGCTAATCAAGCGAATAGGACTCCAGAATTGGTCAGTCCCGTTTTGCAGCCCATTCCGACCTCGAATAATAATCAA GTGACTAAAGAAACCGTCAGCTCGAAACCAAACAAGCAACCATCGGTGGTCAGCGTACCAATCGCGAATGGTGCTCTGGATCTGCGAATGCGTCGTGAATCGAACGGCAGCGAAAGCACGACGACCATCGACGCTtcggaagaagaaaaagaaaatcgtcTGCTGGACGATCAAACGGATCACGAGGACATCGTGTGCGCTCCTTCGATACCGTTGATATTATCGGCGTCGTCGACTTGCTCGACACCGTCTCCTATTCCACTATCGCCCGGATCGCAGACACGTCTTTCGTCATGTTCCGAGAAAATATGCAGCCCTAGTCCGAAATCAGTCATCACAGTAGCGTCGTCAAAATCCGCCAAGAAAGTAACCAACGGCGTCAttagaaaattatcaaagtccGAAAGCGCCGGCggagatgataaaaaaatcgaatcgttTTCCACGCAGCAGAATATGGccgctgccgccgccgccgccgccgcagcAGCTGCGGCTGCCGAACGAGGCTCTAATTTCAGCTTGACCGAGATGCTGTTAGCGGCCGCGTCTCAGAATCATAGCGAATCTGCGAAGGAGTTGCAATTTCCACCGGAAATGATACCGCATTTGTCCGCCATTCAGCAAATGAATTCGGCTAAAAGGCCCGCTCTCAATCCTATCGCTAATATTCCCCTTTTATTACCTCCGGTTTCGCCAGGATCTCGCGTCATTCCAGAAATATTGAATCCGTCCATTTTACCTTTGCTAACGTCCGAATTAGCCATGAGATTAGCCTCGACAAACGTTCCGGCCGCCGCAGGAGGTGGTGGTGTACCGCCGTATATTAGGCAAG GTACTTGGAAATGTGAAGACTGCAATATTGGATTttgtaaatatgaaaattacgtagCTCATAAAAAGCATTACTGTTCGACGCGCAAAGTTCAAGATTCGGCGCAATCAGACGATTCAATCAAAACTAGTCCAGCTGGATCTCCGTCTTCGAAAACACTAGCACCTTCGCCCCAAACGCTTTCCAAAGAGAATACCAGCCCGATACCGCATGCGACCAATGTTATACAAAGCGCTAGACCGTTTTCGCAGTTTATTTGTCAGATGTGCGGCATTAAATTTACGTCTTTAGATAATTTATCTACCCATCAGACGTTCTACTGTCCTAATCGAGTCGCCGTTGCCGATGGTGGAGAAAAATCTAGTCTTAAATGCCCGAAATGTAAA GTGTTGTTACCAGTAGATCAATTACAAACCCATCAGTGTACCGGGACAGCGAGCTCAGGGTGGAAATGTCCATGTTGTTTCACTATTTGCAATTCTACAAATGCGATTCAAAAGCATATCGAAAGTCACAGTGGCGTGAAAGCCTTTTTATGCACTATTTGTAATTATAAAGGAAATACCATCAGAGGAATGCGAACTCACATACGAGTCCACTTCGATAAACGAAACGGCGAAATAATG GAGGAAAATTATATCACCTGTTTAATGGAAGAAAACAGCAGCGCTGCAAGTTCTTCGGACGAAAATTCGTCAGAGAAAACAGTCAAGAAACCAGTCACCGAAACGGTCGTGCCAGTATCAGTAACGCCCGTAACGCCGATCGTCGAAGATAAACCTGTAGAAGGTCGCTCTTCTCCTATCGTTGTAGACTGCGTTGAAGATGAAGACGAATATATCGAGGTAGACGAATTACCCAACATAAAAAGCAGCAATTCTCCCAAAGAATCTGTCGAAGCTGCCACCAAAGAGGACTCGAAATCTTCTCAAGAGCCTGCCGAAGACGCTGCTGACGACAGCAGTATCAAGAAATACGGTCCAAAATATTGTAAATCTTGCGATATTTCGTTTAATTATTTATCTACTTTCATAGCACATAAGAAATATTATTGTTCGAATACGAGCGACGCGTCGAGTTCTTTAAATAGCGCTGAAAGTATTGTGATACCTACGAATATCGCTGCTGCAGCACATATTGTTTGA